From the Amia ocellicauda isolate fAmiCal2 chromosome 21, fAmiCal2.hap1, whole genome shotgun sequence genome, one window contains:
- the heatr5a gene encoding HEAT repeat-containing protein 5A isoform X2 has protein sequence MESAHGLLLNEEVCNQLAEHQRAQFVFEWLRFLKKLLIAANRVDVREKQKKLVEQLTALLTGSPGPPTRRLIAHNLALLYSVGDPFSAQLTVDRCNDIIRSKDDSPSYLPTRLAAVACLGAVYEQLGRLLGNTFTDTVGNLLRALKSAESQGRYEIMLSLERILCGLGVSALPCHRDVYKAARVCLTDRSMAVRCAAAKCLLELQKEASFLWTTELENVATLCFKAFEGSSYDVRVVVAKLLGTILATAVVPKQAAVPRQAVRRSSLEEVMDLLSSGFLRGGSGFLRTSGDILKGTSSVSRDVKVGVTQACVVFVSCLGGPWLERNFPSLLVLVLELVSHPRATQTPADAVCCRRCISFILRATVGGLLGEKAQIAAAKEICQAVGKQKKAVDAAMSDSNVETRVGTLDVAASQHVLVCALLELGSLVQGLATTAGPLLQDASAGVLDTVTSVLLHPSVSARLAAAWCLRCVAVALPAQGSVLLDRCAERLAALKSCPEAMAGYSAAIAALLGVMRHCPLGIPHDKGKVVMVLAEDLLRSATQNSRISVQRTQAGWLLLTALMTLGPAVVETLLARVLLLWRCAFPLSPRDLDIERSRGDSFTWQVTLEGRAGALCAMKSFVLNCADLLSDDVIGRMLPPLSCAVALLTQLPSLVKAYGNPLKTISMVYRQRLYEILAVLPPKTYEESYGAVLRQLVSDVSGPEPPVSSGPVLLPPLCHPDDVLLLGPALHDTDQRFIEEQLQQGSSVGGGSLEYDPFMICEKSLEVPTPLPPAPSVTVAAVRLFGVIFPHIAAPNRAQILEQFLESLKQLKGSRQQAAQIHMISAFCSALKVLGTWRGGLGSEEVRRPALALLTGALESANPQLRCAAAEGLSRLAQVANDAAFTVSVTQISFDKLKSARDVISRTGHSLALGSLYRYLGGISSGQHLNACVGILYTLSQDSTSPEVQMWALHSLSLVIDLAGPLYHGHVEPTFTLVLRLLLSVPPAHVEIHQSLGRCLNALITTLGPELQGSGSSVAALRTSCLVGCAVMQDNPDCLVQAQAIACLQQLHMFAPRHVNLTSLVPSLCVNLCSSYLSLRRAVVACLRQLAQREAAEVSEHAVALVREQPRRDSTALDVTIKETGLEGALFTLLDRESDQRLCRDIRETLGHMLSAIAVGRLAHWLRLCKDVLSASADFATAAPVETTQEEEDGDRADDSSVFTSKPEPSCPFTNPRWVTRVFAAECVCRIIAQCEGGDPAHFDMALALEQRAQDPAADFLVLHLADLIRMAFMAATDHSDRLRLSGLQTLLVIIRKFASVPEPEFPGHVILEQYQANVGAALRPAFSPDTPPDVTAKACQVCSAWVASGVVSDLGDLRRVHQLLASSLAKVQAGKEVQSQLYNESTSTMETLAVLKAWAEVYIVAMKTPKQSDSPARLLKVSGDEAGDPSADGLLRLVQADLGTLSRLWLSALQDYALLTLPPDYAPRLPATGGAFYTAETAEHARPHYCAAWAPILHATALWLNGTGFIVVDEGPANLSRPVTPTSMGQSTSLATVKSPEDVNTDRFHLILGISVEFLCSPRSDAQMESISACLLALQALLDVPWPRSKIGNDQALSVELLSVLHRLVLTRESPPVQLAVLEVVQQVVCAAQEHVREKRRSAEVDDGASEKETLPEFGEGRDTGGLVPGQSLVFAALQLGLCILVRQLPQLNPQLAGSPTGRGGSPQALTESDGQLVSAALAILADLPSLCSPEGSVAVLPTVLFLVTGVLREAVLRADGGARAAMGAAALQALRTVVASPMASAEKSRNAWTRLLRCALATLLHFWDTDECPPEVDEVSLLTALSVFLLSAGPEVAAVPCLQTGCIRKFRAGLRSQDAVVLAKTYQLLLSVFQSPCPAVAVPFMRALGPGIVGGLQGVEKRRPQSAAELTAVQEGVRALQGLVSAADPEHRPQLVSVLLPLLVSFLMDGNALASAPPPARSLHEFALQSLMCVGPQHSAVFRALMAASPAMKARLEAAVRGNQESVKAKSAGQQGQAPGKSSPSIQLKTNFL, from the exons ATGGAGTCGGCCCACGGGCTGCTCCTGAACGAGGAGGTGTGCAACCAGCTGGCCGAGCACCAGAGAGCCCAGTTCGTCTTCGAGTGGCTGCGCTTCCTCAAGAAGCTCCTGATCGCCGCGAACAGG gtCGATGTCAGGGAGAAGCAGAAGAAGCTGGTGGAGCAGCTGACCGCCCTTCTGACCGGCTCCCCGGGGCCCCCCACCCGCCGGCTCATCGCCCACAACCTGGCCCTGCTCTACAGCGTGGGCGACCCCTTCTCTGCCCAGCTGACCGTGGACCGCTGCAATGACATCATCCGCAGCAAGGACGACTCCCCCAGCTACCTGCCCACCAGGCT ggcTGCGGTGGCCTGTCTGGGCGCCGTGTACGAGCAGCTGGGCCGCCTGCTGGGGAACACCTTCACCGACACTGTGGGGAACCTGCTCCGGGCCCTGAAGAGCGCAGAG TCGCAGGGCCGCTACGAGATCATGCTGAGTCTGGAGAGGATCCTGTGCGGTCTGGGCGTGAGCGCGCTGCCCTGCCACCGAGACGTCTACAAGGCGGCCCGTGTGTGCCTGACAGACCGGTCCATGGCTGTGCGCTGCGCTGCCGCCAAG TGCCTGCTGGAGCTGCAGAAGGAGGCGAGCTTCTTGTGGACCACCGAGCTGGAGAACGTGGCCACGCTCTGCTTCAAGGCCTTCGAGGGGTCCAGCTATGATGTGCGGGTGGTCGTGGCCAAGCTCCTGGGCACCATCCTGGCCACTGCCGTCGTGCCCAAACAAGCCGCAG tGCCCCGGCAGGCAGTGCGGAGGAGCTCCCTGGAGGAGGTGATGGACCTGCTGTCCTCGGGCTTCCTGCGGGGGGGCTCGGGCTTCCTGCGGACCAGCGGGGACATCCTGAAGGGGACCAGCTCCGTCAGCCGGGACGTCAAAGTGGGCGTCACGCAG GCGTGTGTGGTGTTCGTGTCGTGTCTTGGAGGCCCCTGGCTGGAGAGGAACTTCCCCTCTCTGCTGGTGCTGGTTCTGGAGCTGGTGTCCCACCCGCGCGCCACACAGACCCCCGCCGACGCCGTCTGTTGTCGCCGCTGCATCTCCTTTATCCTGCGTGCCACGGTGGGGGGGCTGCTGGGGGAGAAGGCGCAGATCGCCGCTGCCAAAGAGATCTGCCAGGCGGTGGGCAAGCAGAAAAAGGCAGTGG ACGCCGCCATGAGTGACAGCAACGTGGAGACGCGCGTTGGAACGCTGGACGTGGCGGCCAGTCAGCACGTGCTGGTGTGTGCCCTGCTGGAGCTGGGCAGCCTGGTGCAGGGACTGGCCACCACCGCTGGGCCCCTCCTGCAGGACGCCAGCGCAG GGGTCCTGGACACCGTGACCTCCGTGCTGCTGCACCCCAGCGTCTCTGCCCGCCTGGCGGCCGCCTGGTGCCTGCGCTGTGTGGCTGTGGCGCTGCCGGCCCAGGGCTCAGTTCTGCTGGACCGATGTGCTGAGAGACTGGCCGCCCTAAAGTCCTGCCCCGAGGCCATGGCTGGGTACAGCGCCGCCATCGCCGCCCTTCTGGGAGTCATGCGCCACTGTCCGCTGGGCATCCCTCACGATAAGGGCAAG GTGGTGATGGTGCTGGCGGAGGACCTGCTGCGCTCTGCCACCCAGAACAGCCGCATCTCTGTCCAGCGCACACAGGCCGGCTGGCTGCTGCTCACCGCACTCATGACCTTAG GTCCGGCAGTGGTGGAGACCCTCCTGGCCAGGGTGCTGCTGCTGTGGCGCTGTGCCTTCCCCCTGTCCCCCCGCGACCTGGACATCGAACGCAGCCGCGGAGACTCCTTCACCTGGCAGGTCACCCTGGAGGGCCGGGCTGGGGCGCTGTGCG cCATGAAGAGCTTTGTGTTGAACTGCGCCGATCTGCTCAGTGACGACGTGATTGGCCGGATGCTCCCGCCCCTGTCCTGTGCCGTGGCATTGCTGACACA GTTGCCTTCTCTGGTGAAAGCGTACGGGAATCCACTGAAGACAATCTCTATGGTCTACAGGCAGAGACTCTACGAGATCCTGGCTGTTCTGCCCCCAAAGACCTACGAGG AGAGCTACGGTGCCGTCCTGCGACAGCTGGTGAGTGACGTGAGCGGGCCAGAGCCGCCGGTGTCGTCCGGCCCGGTGCTGCTGCCCCCGCTGTGCCACCCGGATGACGTGCTGCTGCTGGGCCCGGCGCTGCACGACACAGACCAGCGCTTCATCGAGGAGCAG CTGCAGCAGGGGAGCAGTGTGGGAGGCGGCAGTCTGGAGTACGACCCCTTCATGATCTGCGAGAAGAGCTTGGAGGTCCCAACCCCTCTGCCGCCCGCCCCCTCCGTCACAGTGGCAGCAGTGCGTCTGTTCGGTGTGATCTTCCCGCACATCGCGGCCCCCAATCG GGCCCAAATCCTCGAGCAGTTTCTGGAGAGCCTCAAGCAGCTGAAGGGGTCCCGGCAGCAGGCCGCTCAGATCCATATGATCTCTGCCTTCTGCTCGGCTTTAAAG GTGCTGGGCACGTGGCGCGGGGGGCTGGGCTCGGAGGAGGTGCGAAGGCCGGCGCTGGCTCTGCTGACGGGGGCCCTGGAGAGCGCCAACCCCCAGCTGCGCTGCGCCGCCGCCGAGGGCCTGTCCCGCCTGGCACAGGTGGCCAACGACGCGGCCTTCACCGTGAGCGTCACACAGATCAGCTTCGACAA GTTGAAGTCCGCCCGTGACGTGATATCGCGCACCGGGCACTCCCTGGCGCTGGGCTCGCTGTACCGGTACCTGGGGGGCATCAGCTCTGGCCAGCACCTGAACGCCTGCGTGGGCATTCTGTACACCCTGTCCCAGGACAGCACCTCGCCGGAGGTCCAG ATGTGGGCGCTGCACTCCCTGTCTctggtgattgacttggccggTCCGCTGTACCACGGCCACGTGGAGCCCACCTTCACGCTGGTGCTCCGGCTGCTACTGTCGGTGCCGCCCGCGCACGTGGAGATCCACCAGAGCCTGGGCCGCTGCCTTAACGCCCTCATCACCACCCTGGGACCCGAGCTGCAAG GTAGTGGCTCGTCCGTGGCAGCCCTCCGGACGTCCTGCCTGGTGGGCTGCGCCGTGATGCAGGACAACCCCGACTGTCTGGTCCAGGCACAGGCCATCGCTTGCCTCCAGCAGCTCCACATGTTCGCCCCGCGGCACGTCAACCTCACCAGCCTGGTGCCCAGCCTCTGT GTGAACCTGTGCAGTTCCTACCTCTCCCTGCGGAGGGCGGTGGTGGCCTGTCTGAGGCAGCTGGCGCAGCGGGAGGCAGCCGAGGTGTCGGAGCACGCGGTGGCGCTGGTCCGAGAGCAGCCCCGCCGGGACAGCACCGCCTTGG ATGTGACAATCAAGGAGACCGGGCTGGAGGGGGCGCTGTTCACTCTACTGGACAGGGAGTCAGACCAGAGGCTGTGCCGAGACATCCGGGAGACGCTGGGCCACATGCTGTCGGCCATCGCGGTGGGCAGGCTGGCGCACTGGCTGCGGCTCTGCAAGGACGTGCTGTCGGCCTCTGCGG ATTTCGCCACAGCCGCGCCGGTCGAGACGacacaggaggaggaggatggggaCCGGGCGGATGACTCCTCCGTGTTCACCTCAAAGCCCGAGCCCAGCTGCCCATTCACCAACCCCCGCTGGGTGACGCGTGTGTTTGCGGCGGAGTGCGTGTGCCGCATCATCGCGCAGTGCGAGGGCGGCGACCCGGCACACTTCGACATGGCGCTGGCGCTGGAGCAACGCGCGCAGGACCCTGCCG CCGACTTCCTGGTGCTGCACCTTGCCGATCTGATCCGCATGGCATTCATGGCGGCGACGGACCACAGCGACCGGCTGCGTCTCTCCGGCCTGCAGACCCTGCTGGTCATCATCCGCAAGTTCGCTAGCGTCCCCGAACCCGAGTTCCCTGGACATGTCATTCTGGAGCAGTACCAGGCCAAC GTGGGCGCGGCTCTGAGGCCGGCCTTTTCCCCCGACACGCCGCCAGACGTCACCGCTAAAGCCTGCCAG GTGTGCAGTGCCTGGGTGGCCAGCGGAGTGGTCAGTGACCTGGGGGACCTGCGCCGGGTGCACCAGCTGCTGGCCTCCTCCCTGGCCAAGGTGCAGGCGGGGAAGGAGGTGCAGAGTCAGCTGTACAACGAGAGCACGTCCACCATGGAGACGCTGGCCGTGCTGAAGGCCTGGGCCGAG gTGTACATCGTGGCGATGAAGACACCCAAGCAGAGCGACAGCCCGGCCCGCCTACTCAAGGTGTCCGGGGACGAGGCAGGGGACCCCTCGGCGGATGGGCTCCTGCGGCTGGTGCAGGCGGACCTGGGCACCCTGAGCCGGCTGTGGCTCTCCGCCCTGCAGGACTACGCCCTCCTGACGCTGCCACCGGACTACGCCCCCCGGCTCCCTGCCACAG GAGGGGCGTTCTACACGGCGGAGACAGCGGAGCACGCCCGCCCCCACTACTGTGCCGCCTGGGCTCCCATCCTGCACGCCACGGCGCTGTGGCTCAATGGCACCGGCTTCATCGTGGTGGACGAGGGGCCAGCCAACCTGTCCCGGCCCGTCACACCCACCTCCATGGGCCAGTCCACCTCGCTGGCCACAGTCAAGTCCCCCGAGGACGTCAACACGGACCGCTTCCACCTCATCCTTG GCATCAGCGTGGAGTTCCTGTGTTCGCCGCGCTCCGACGCGCAGATGGAGAGCATCTCGGCCTGCCTGCTCGCCCTGCAGGCGCTGCTGGACGTCCCCTGGCCACGCTCCAAGATCGGCAATGACCAG GCGCTGAGCGTGGAACTGCTGAGCGTGCTGCACAGACTGGTGCTGACCCGGGAGAGCCCACCGGTGCAGCTGGCCGTGCTGGAGGTGGTGCAGCAGGTGGTGTGTGCGGCGCAGGAGCACGTCCGGGAGAAGCGCCGCAGTGCCGAGG TGGACGATGGTGCCTCGGAGAAGGAGACGCTGCCGGAGTTCGGCGAGGGCCGGGACACGGGCGGCCTAGTGCCTGGGCAGTCGCTGGTGTTTGCTGCACTGCAGCTGGGCCTGTGCATCCTGGTGCGCCAGCTGCCCCAGCTCAACCCCCAGCTGGCGGGCAGCCCCACGGGGCGGGGGGGCAGCCCCCAGGCACTGACGGAGAGCGACGGCCAGCTGGTGTCGGCGGCGCTGGCCATCCTGGCCGACCTGCCGTCCCTCTGCTCCCCGGAAG gcagCGTGGCAGTGCTGCCCACCGTGCTGTTCCTGGTGACGGGCGTGCTGCGCGAGGCGGTGCTGAGGGCCGACGGCGGGGCCCGGGCAGCCATGGGGGCGGCGGCACTGCAGGCACTGCGCACAGTGGTGGCCTCGCCCATGGCAAGTGCCGAGAAGAGCCGCAACGCCTGGACACGCCTGCTGCGCTGCGCTCTCGCCACCCTGCTGCACTTCTGGGACACCG ACGAGTGCCCCCCCGAGGTGGACGAGGTCAGCCTGCTCACAGCTCTGTCCGTCTTCCTGCTGTCCGCCGGGCCCGAGGTCGCCGCAGTGCCTTGCCTGCAGACGGGCTGCATCCGCAAGTTCAGAGCTGGCCTGCGGTCTCAGGATGCTGTG GTCCTGGCGAAGACCTACCAGCTGCTGCTGTCCGTGTTCCAGAGCCCCTGCCCGGCTGTGGCGGTGCCCTTCATGCGGGCACTGGGCCCTGGCATCGTGGGCGGCCTGCAGGGCGTGGAGAAGCGCCGGCCCCAGAGCGCCGCCGAGCTGACGGCCGTGCAGGAGGGAGTGCGGGCCCTGCAGGGGCTGGTGTCCGCGGCCGACCCAGAGCACC GCCCCCAGCTGGTGTCCGTCCTACTGCCGCTCCTAGTCTCCTTCCTGATGGACGGCAACGCGCTGGCCTCTGCCCCCCCGCCGGCGCGCAGCCTGCATGAGTTCGCCCTGCAGAGCCTGATGTGCGTCGGGCCGCAGCACTCCGCCGTCTTCCGGGCGCTCATGGCCGCCTCCCCCGCCATGAAGGCGCGGCTCGAGGCGGCGGTCAGGGGCAATCAGGAGAGCGTGAAGGCCAAGAGCGCCGGCCAACAGGGCCAGGCGCCCGGCAAGAGCTCACCCAGCATCCAGCTCAAGACCAACTTCCTGTGA